From the Rattus norvegicus strain BN/NHsdMcwi chromosome 15, GRCr8, whole genome shotgun sequence genome, the window TGTGACTAGCCCTTGCTTCACCCTTCTCCCCAGTAACTGATTCCACCTGGGCTTTGACCCCTGAGGGCTCAGGCTGTTTGACCATGACCAGAGATGGAAGTTCTGGCTGGCTGAGGCCCTGCAGAAAGTCCTGGAAGAATCAGAGCTGTGTTACCTCTGATTAATAAGGCCCCCATGGACTCCGGCTGTCAACAGAGCAGTGGTTGCTTTCTGAATGGTTACCCAGGAGAGGGACTGACCTGGAGTCCCTGCAGCTGCTGGCTTGCAGCCTCATAGAAGGCCATTGCATCCTTCCTGTGCCTGCTTAGCTGAGATGCTAGGTGAAGGCTCTGGTCCTCCAGTTTGTCATAGAGCGTGCGCACACTGAAGTCCTCCAGTGTCAGGGCCTGGGGTGGCTTCCCTATAGGGGGAGATCTTGGAGTGACACCTGTGGCTGAGCAGGTAGCAGTAAAGGCCTGACTGGGGAGGTGTAGCTATCCTCTCCCTAGGGACTGTGTAGGCCACCTGCAGGAGAAAGACAGTTGCTTTCCATCCCACGCCACATTAGAGAAGGAGGGTGAGGCTTAATGGAGAGGGGATTGAGCACTTTAGGGGCAGTAAGTGCCAGATGAGAACCTCTGTGTGGCTGTGACTTAAAAGGACCTTGATTGCAGCACAGCTGGCTCAGGCTTCCTGAGGGAGCCGCATGCTTTCCTCTCAAGTGGCATTGGCTGCTTTACGCTCAGCCCTCCCTCCACTTGCGCTCCCACTGCTATCTGTGTTCCCACAGCTGTAGTGTTTTGTGCTCACCCCCTTTGATGCCAATGCTCTTTGGATTCAGGTCTAACTGGCCTTCTCCAGCACCCTTGCCAGGAGTGCTCCCACATCTCCAAGCACTGAGTTTAATCAGTGCTTATTTGTCAAGGAATGTGACCCCAGCCAGCTTCAGAAAGGGAAGAATTAGGGTGACTTTATCAACATCCCTGCCTACCCTGCTTCCGGCTCCACTGAACTCTCATAAGTCCCGTCGTGGCTTTCTATTGCCCCTGACTCACTATTTACCCAGCTAGTCAGCTCTACACGAGGTAAAATAGGATGCCAAAGGCCCCTTTCCGACTGCAATAtgtaaaacactgaagaaaaacaCTGTGCACCAGGATTCTGCATCCAGAAGCACTGGTCTTCAAAGGTGAGGGAGCGGTGATGGAATTCCCAGAGAATGAGGAGCAGAGGGAGTCTGCTACTATGTTGCCTGTCATGTAGAATTGCTCACATGAGCCCTGCAGGGTGATACAAAAGAATGCTGAATAGTATAGCTTGTAGCTAGAGAGTCACTTAAAGCTATGGAAATAAAGACCTTAATAATGGTTAGCAAGGAAACAGTTGTAGAAGCTGATATTTGCTGTAACAACTGTTCATGACTCTATACTTAAAGTCCCAGACTGTGAACTGGAGAATCTTCAGAGTATGAGGAAATCTCTCCAGTTAACTTTGAGTCTCATTTGGGggactaatacagtaaaaattTTGAGCTAAAGGCTTATGCTATTGTAACTTTGCTTTGcattttattctttgattttCTACATACTTTAAGAGGTAGACGGAAGATTAGAGACGGCCTTCCCATGACGCAGTGAATGCAAAGAGCATAGCAAAGAATAGTGTCTGTTCCAAAGAGATTCCCAAAGGCAGAAGTGAAATGAGGGCATCAGCACTAATGTCCTCACGAGACAAAAAGAATGTCATAGTACTATGACAATTCCAAACCAAGAAATCGCATCAATGAGGTGTCATGGACGAATTGCTAGAAACAGAAAACCTACCAAAACTGATTCACGAAAAAATAGAAAATCCAGAAGGTCCATAACCAGTGAGGAGAGCAAAATTCCAGAAAGAAACCTTTACATCCTTTGGTCAGACAATTTCAGCAAAGGTTCCAAGACCATGGGCAATCTTTTTAACGAATGATTCTGGAAAAACTGGATGTTTGTGTGTTAAGGAACAGATTTGTGTTCTTACCTAATTCGACTTCCAGAAGTAAAGCAAAATGGACCAAAAACCTAAATATAGAATCTAAAACCATAAAACCCTTAGGGGTTGGGGAAATAGGGCAAATCCttcttaatattaaaattttcctTGTTAATATCAAAAGCATAGGAAGTAATAAGGAAAAATGCAGTACAGACGTTTTTACCCTAAAATAATTATATCTCAAAGATGCTGATGGCTGGAGGTCAGGTCGGTGATAGAACACAATTCCATGGGCACAAAGCACTGTGTTTAATGCCCAGCACCTAAAAGAAACACATCCAGTACTACCAGACACAATGtcttgtgtgtgttctgttttccCAGCTACTCTGGGAGTTCCTGGGTGTGATGTCTGTTTCTCAAATATCTTCGTGTCTCCTACTACTTCCAATACCACTTAAGTGAGGAAAGAAAGACATCATAAACATTACGAAGGCAACCTAGAGAACTgcagaaagtattttcaaatcATGCATGTGATGATGGatttaatatccagaatatacagaGAAGTCCTAAACCTTGAGGGTGTGTACCCCAATTGAAAATGAGCAAAAGAATCACCTAGACTTTCATTCAAGATCATGCAGATAGCCGAGAAGTGTGTGGAGAAATACTCACTGTCTTCAGTCATCAGAGAAAAGCAAATGGAAACCACAAGAAAAGACCCTAGGCCCATAAGGATGGCTTCTGCTAAGGAGAGTGCTTTGTCAAAGATATGAGGGAGCTGGACCACACTTGCTGAGGACCTCTGAAGACTCGTAGTTCTTGGCCTCAGTCTTTCTATCTGTAAAAATAGGGGAAACACCTGGAAGCACTCATTTATTAGAATCAGTGGGAGGCTCAGCTGGACGAATGAAGTCTCTTATGGCCCATTGGTGTGAGAGACACATGAGGTACTGTACCTGAGGGTATGCCTGGTGAAGGTGTGGgaatgaggcagagagaagggaacTTATGCAAACTTGTAGGTACCTGCACCCCGAGTCACATCCTTCTCCCTAGAATCAGCTTctttccctgagccctgaggaccAAGGTATTCACAGGACAGGAGGCTGGAAAAAAGATCTGGCCTCAGTGTACAGGCACAGCCTTGCTGGAAGCCCCTCTGGGAAGCCCCTCATAGGTCACTGGGTTGCTCTATCCAGGGTGTACATGGCCAGGGCAAAGTTCAACAGTGATTGGCTCATAGAAGGGACAAGTGGGGCTTACAGCATGGGACCGGTCTAGTGCAGGTGCATAGACAAATGACACATACGCAGCAGGAGTATGAGGCCGCCCCACGCTTCTCCACTGAGATTCCCAAGCCTTTGTGGGCAAGGCCTGAGGCATGGCAGGTTTCAGAAGGAGGCCAAGGCCAGTGAGCAGAGCTGTTGCCAAGCCAGCAGCCAGTAGCACCCCTGACAGTTGGAAAGGGAACGAATTTGTGTGGGGTCCTCAGACATCATTGGGCAGTATCTTCTAGCAGTGCACTAAGCTAGGTGTCTCCTTGTCTCAAGATCCAACCTAGAGAGCTGAGATTGTGACTGATGGGGATGAGCGGGAAAGACGGTGAGAAGGCCACAGTCAAAGTTCCTGTGGAACCTTATTCTCATCATGGTCCTGTTCTCAGAACCAATGGGTTCGGTGGTGCAGGAAGGGAGGGTGAGAAAGACCACTCCGTTGTGTACAACGGACACTCTCACTCAAGGCCAAGTTTTACTTGTCACCTGTAGGGCTATAGCCAGTGTCACAGGACTGACTCACACCAGTGGCCCTACCAGGTCTCAGCTTCCATGTCTGAATTGTTACCTGTGATCATTGTCCAGTCTGGGCCTAGGGTCAGCTCCCTGTGCCTGAGGACCCCGAGCCTACCAAGCTGATAGGGAGAAGAGGGCTGCACAGGAGACAGGCCGGCACCGCaagctgccccctcccccttcaccAGCACCACTGCAATGTTCTCCGGCTGTCCGTTGTCTTGAAGCACATAGGTGCCTGGATCTAGGAACTGATGGGCAAACCTAGGGAGTAAAGAGACAGAATGTGGGAGCTGGCCTTGATAGGCCGTTCAAGCCGGGCTGAGTGTGGCATCGTTGGCTATGGGAGGGACTCTAAGTGCATTAAAACAGTCTGGACTAGTCAAAGTACCCACAATGCTCCACGCTGCCAGGAGGCTCTGCCTACCCTGGAACCACTTAATCCTGCCCAACTCTTTTCCAGATGGACTCCTCAGTCCTCAATCTAGGTTCTTTCTGTCCTGGCTTTCTGTCAGGAAGGTCAGCAACGCCCCCGTATCCCCAGTTCCCCGGCAACTCAACTGTGTTACCTAGAGAGGCTGAGATTTGTCTCTCGGACTAAATGGCCTAATCTCCTGAAGGCGCCGAAGTCCCAGTGGGAGTTGCTGTTCAGCAGGTGCTGCCTCTGGTACACCGGGTAGTGACTGGCTGACCTGTCTGAGGGATGCAAGTGGGTTGGAGCTGAGGTCCAGATACAACCTGGGCAGCCCCGAAGCAGAGCTCATCACTCAGCCTTAAGGTGAGTGGGTAGAGCTGAGATGTATATTTAAGGAAATGATTTACTAATCTTGGTGTCAAGCAagctcttctatttctctccccACACAAGTCTTGCAGAGTCGAATAAGCTGGGCGTGGCCACCAGGCGCTTTGTAATGAGCCCAGCTGATTCTCTAAGACGTGAGATATAGGATGCTCAGTACACAGGGATCATGGACAGATGCTCACTGGGTGCTGTGATATGGCAGGGTAACAAGGCAACTAAAGGGAAAACCAGACCCCTGGCAGAGGCAGCAGGTGACTCTCCTTGAGATGGGCCCTTCCAGTACGGTGAAGAGGGTGGGGTTTCCCAGGTTCCAGTGGATTCTGGGAAATCAGTGTACACGAGTAAACATAGAGCTTGGTTTCTAAGGCTCATGTTCCTCTCTGGCCCATATCACCTTGCAACTCTGGGGCTATTGCCTCTTAACCCAATTCCTATGCCTTAAGTACTGTAGTCCCCATGTGCCTGTCCCTGCTTCAGACAGCCTTGATGCCACAGGTGGGACAATAAGCTACACCACCCTGTGAGAGCAGAGGCGTTCGGAGCCAGGCACATCAGTCCACTCCACAACAGAGTCCTGGGGAGAGAGTCACTTAGCTTAGCATACACTGAGGGAGGTGGACTAATTCTGTGACTAGAACGAAGCTAGGGAAAGAGGATGAGATCAGGACCAAGAAGGACCCAGCCTTTCTCCTCCATCAGCAGATGGCTGCTTGTGCGGGGTCGGGGGTTGGGGATCAAGCCTGCTTGGTGGTACACCCAAAAGTGAGGCTTTCTAAAAGGCAAGCTTTCACCATTTTGAGGAAGGTATTCATCATTGACTAATATGGCCCAGCAGGAAAGGCAGCATGGCTCTTTGGAGCAGCTCTGCAGAGCCCAGGCATGGCAGGCTGACAACGTCACAGCTTTGAAAATGATGGATGAGATGAGGCTCCAAGGGAAGGGACGGTACAGCCTCCCTCAGTGGCTGCCCTCTATCCTCCAGGCATAGAAATGTTACTGGGTTTCAGGAGAGTCACAGAATGTTGAAACTGAGAAATGTGCTCCACTTTACTAAAAGCCAGGGAACCGAGGCTCAGGGATGCCGCGAGCAAGTGGGTTGAGAGCGGTGTACAGTAGTAGATGGTGGTGGCTTTCTCACAGCCAAGATGTAGTCTCCATGTGAGATCACCTGTGTGGGCAGAGTGGGTTGGAGagttggggaggaaggagagcGGGTCCCAGCTCTCCAGGTGGCACTCACTGTGGGGAAGAAGATGGAGCTGGAAGAGGATCGCGTCTCCAGCTGCTAGGCAGATCACCGGATTCGGAATCTGGTGATAAATGTTGGGGTGCTCTGGCCCTGTTGTCCTGTGATGTCGTTTCTGTGAGGGACTGGATTCCGTTGTTCCTGGAATAATTGGGAAAGGCACAGTAGAGACTTGGGCCTGACTTGGAGGCACATGCTCACCCATCAGTCCTATCTTTGAAGAGGCTCAGCCCTgggaatcattttttttaatgaatgcatGGGCCTTGAGGGGGCCTCTGTCACACTCTCATGCCCCAAACTTAGACACAGTGAGGGGTTTATGAGGGGCCATTCAGTGAACCCTTCCTGATCTTTCTCTGGGGAGCAAAGCCATACCCTTTCCTCAGCTTACCTTGGAGCAAGGAGACAAGCATGTCCACTCTGGAGATGATGAAACCAAAGGTGCCCCGGGGGCCAAACTGGACCAGGTGGACCCTAGCGCTCCCTGAGATTTGCAGGTCAGGGCCCAGAGTTTCTGGGATCTCCTGCACACATGCAGCACCAGATACCAGAGTGGGGCAGGGTAGCAGAGAAAGACAGGAGAGCTCACATCA encodes:
- the LOC102554611 gene encoding uncharacterized protein LOC102554611 isoform X1; this translates as MSEGHWKEIPETLGPDLQISGSARVHLVQFGPRGTFGFIISRVDMLVSLLQGTTESSPSQKRHHRTTGPEHPNIYHQIPNPVICLAAGDAILFQLHLLPHNRSASHYPVYQRQHLLNSNSHWDFGAFRRLGHLVRETNLSLSRFAHQFLDPGTYVLQDNGQPENIAVVLVKGEGAACGAGLSPVQPSSPYQLGRLGVLRHRELTLGPDWTMITGVLLAAGLATALLTGLGLLLKPAMPQALPTKAWESQWRSVGRPHTPAALLSCEYLGPQGSGKEADSREKDVTRGAGKPPQALTLEDFSVRTLYDKLEDQSLHLASQLSRHRKDAMAFYEAASQQLQGLQDFLQGLSQPELPSLVMVKQPEPSGVKAQVESVTGEKGEARASHTAASQTGSWQFAPGYTPSISPLGFQPELNRAITALASALSQARVSPVGASRKASSHCDEQPHSTNQKDSPMMGQSPVHDQDPQSIRPQQAPEPFQLSQEDTKGGNVQTPTPEKWILGARLRPRPDVDLQKKTWQVEKALDELNEEFFWLSAQALELQKKDGKLDQLPLGEENTSMSTEALMLEVQRIHLAQRIEDLEWELSLLLQSSTSSSRAEGSQFNFSDCQHVPESPRMQRWPPVGCPFYTKDTTTSPC
- the LOC102554611 gene encoding uncharacterized protein LOC102554611 isoform X2, whose protein sequence is MSEGHWKEIPETLGPDLQISGSARVHLVQFGPRGTFGFIISRVDMLVSLLQGTTESSPSQKRHHRTTGPEHPNIYHQIPNPVICLAAGDAILFQLHLLPHNRSASHYPVYQRQHLLNSNSHWDFGAFRRLGHLVRETNLSLSRFAHQFLDPGTYVLQDNGQPENIAVVLVKGEGAACGAGLSPVQPSSPYQLGRLGVLRHRELTLGPDWTMITGKPPQALTLEDFSVRTLYDKLEDQSLHLASQLSRHRKDAMAFYEAASQQLQGLQDFLQGLSQPELPSLVMVKQPEPSGVKAQVESVTGEKGEARASHTAASQTGSWQFAPGYTPSISPLGFQPELNRAITALASALSQARVSPVGASRKASSHCDEQPHSTNQKDSPMMGQSPVHDQDPQSIRPQQAPEPFQLSQEDTKGGNVQTPTPEKWILGARLRPRPDVDLQKKTWQVEKALDELNEEFFWLSAQALELQKKDGKLDQLPLGEENTSMSTEALMLEVQRIHLAQRIEDLEWELSLLLQSSTSSSRAEGSQFNFSDCQHVPESPRMQRWPPVGCPFYTKDTTTSPC
- the LOC102554611 gene encoding uncharacterized protein LOC102554611 isoform X4, with product MSEGHWKEIPETLGPDLQISGSARVHLVQFGPRGTFGFIISRVDMLVSLLQGTTESSPSQKRHHRTTGPEHPNIYHQIPNPVICLAAGDAILFQLHLLPHNRSASHYPVYQRQHLLNSNSHWDFGAFRRLGHLVRETNLSLSRFAHQFLDPGTYVLQDNGQPENIAVVLVKGEGAACGAGLSPVQPSSPYQLGRLGVLRHRELTLGPDWTMITGVLLAAGLATALLTGLGLLLKPAMPQALPTKAWESQWRSVGRPHTPAALLSCEYLGPQGSGKEADSREKDVTRGAGKPPQALTLEDFSVRTLYDKLEDQSLHLASQLSRHRKDAMAFYEAASQQLQGLQVILQAFLPWDSSQSLTEPSLPWHLHCLRHVCHQLGPAERPLVTVMSSLTPPIRRTHP